From Pseudomonas sp. LS1212, the proteins below share one genomic window:
- the lnt gene encoding apolipoprotein N-acyltransferase, giving the protein MRWITRPGWPGNLLAVAAGAITTLALAPFDIWPLALLSLAIFYLGLRDLTPRQALGRGWCYGFGTFSAGTSWIYVSIHTYGGASALLAGFLMLAFIAAIAFFFALPAWLWARWVRRNEAPLADALAFAALWLAQEAFRGWFLTGFPWLYAGYSQLDGPLAGLAPLGGMWLISFSLALTAALLCNLHRLTARKSFLAAGMVLLLAPWAIGLSLKGHAWTSPSGAPLKVAAIQGNVEQSLKWDPEHLNAQLALYRDMTLTSKQADLIVWPETAVPYLKESAQGYLDMMGNFASDRRAALITGVPVREVVHDQKRYYNGITVTGEGDGTYLKQKLVPFGEYVPLQDLLRGLIAFFDLPMSDFARGPADQPMLQAKGYQIAPYICYEVVYPEFAASLAARSDLLLTISNDTWFGTSIGPLQHLQMAQMRALEAGRWMIRATNNGVTGLIDPFGKITVQIPQFERGILYGEVVPMHDLTPYLQWRSWPLIILSTLLLGWALLASRIAKTV; this is encoded by the coding sequence ATGCGTTGGATCACCCGCCCCGGCTGGCCCGGTAACCTGCTGGCCGTGGCGGCCGGCGCAATCACCACCCTGGCACTGGCGCCATTCGATATCTGGCCACTGGCCTTGCTCTCGCTGGCTATTTTCTACCTGGGGCTACGCGACCTGACGCCACGCCAGGCTCTGGGCCGAGGCTGGTGTTACGGGTTCGGCACCTTTTCTGCCGGCACCAGCTGGATCTACGTCAGCATTCACACCTATGGCGGCGCCTCTGCCCTGCTTGCGGGCTTCCTGATGCTGGCATTCATTGCTGCCATCGCCTTTTTCTTCGCCCTGCCCGCCTGGCTCTGGGCTCGCTGGGTTCGCCGCAACGAAGCACCGCTTGCCGACGCCCTGGCCTTCGCTGCCTTGTGGCTGGCGCAAGAAGCCTTTCGCGGCTGGTTCCTGACCGGTTTCCCGTGGCTCTATGCCGGTTACAGCCAGCTCGATGGCCCGCTGGCCGGGCTTGCGCCGCTCGGTGGCATGTGGCTGATCTCCTTCAGCCTGGCATTGACCGCGGCCCTGCTGTGCAACCTGCATCGACTGACCGCGCGCAAGAGCTTTCTTGCCGCAGGCATGGTCCTTCTTCTGGCGCCATGGGCCATCGGCTTGAGCCTCAAGGGGCATGCCTGGACCAGCCCGTCGGGCGCCCCCCTGAAAGTCGCGGCAATCCAGGGCAACGTCGAGCAGAGTCTGAAATGGGACCCGGAGCACCTGAATGCGCAACTGGCCCTGTACCGGGACATGACCTTGACTTCGAAACAGGCCGACTTGATCGTCTGGCCGGAAACCGCCGTTCCGTACCTGAAAGAATCCGCCCAGGGCTACCTGGACATGATGGGCAACTTCGCCAGTGACCGCCGGGCAGCATTGATTACCGGCGTCCCGGTGCGAGAAGTGGTTCACGACCAGAAGCGCTACTACAACGGCATTACGGTAACGGGCGAAGGTGACGGCACGTACCTCAAGCAAAAGCTGGTGCCTTTTGGCGAATACGTTCCGCTGCAGGATCTGCTGCGCGGCCTGATCGCCTTCTTCGACCTGCCGATGTCGGATTTCGCGCGCGGCCCGGCGGACCAGCCCATGCTCCAGGCCAAGGGTTATCAAATCGCACCCTACATCTGCTACGAAGTGGTTTACCCGGAGTTCGCCGCCAGCCTTGCCGCGCGCAGCGACCTGCTGCTGACCATCAGCAACGACACCTGGTTCGGCACCTCGATCGGCCCGCTGCAACATCTGCAGATGGCCCAGATGCGCGCCCTGGAGGCCGGCCGCTGGATGATTCGCGCCACCAACAATGGCGTGACCGGCCTGATCGATCCTTTCGGCAAAATCACGGTGCAAATTCCGCAGTTCGAACGCGGCATTCTCTACGGCGAAGTCGTGCCCATGCACGACCTCACACCGTATCTGCAATGGCGCTCCTGGCCGCTGATCATTCTCAGCACACTGCTGCTGGGCTGGGCCCTGCTGGCCAGCCGCATCGCCAAGACGGTCTGA
- a CDS encoding YdcF family protein, translating to MPVRYFLKQLLLPPGGLFLLLLVAWWLRRSWPRLSALCFVLGLGGLWLMSLPITVETAAKRLETEPALAESQWAALAQQADAIVVLGAGRERADPAWGGVDQPSVIAMERMRYAARLAKASGLPVLTTGGLHFGLPPSEAEVMAVSLHNDFGVNVRWKEEQSRTTWENAQLSAALLLPQGIKRVVVVTQAWHMQRSRWSFEQAGFAVVPAPVGFLGVDKARPFGGWMPESQAMWQSGQLLNEAVGLLGYRLFYR from the coding sequence ATGCCTGTTCGTTACTTTTTAAAACAATTGCTCCTGCCACCAGGCGGTTTATTCCTGCTGCTGCTCGTTGCCTGGTGGTTGCGGCGCTCCTGGCCGCGGCTGTCCGCCCTGTGCTTTGTACTCGGTCTTGGCGGGCTATGGCTCATGAGCCTGCCGATTACCGTGGAGACGGCGGCCAAGCGTCTGGAGACCGAGCCTGCGTTGGCAGAGAGCCAGTGGGCGGCCCTTGCGCAACAGGCCGATGCCATTGTCGTACTGGGAGCTGGGCGCGAACGCGCCGACCCGGCCTGGGGCGGTGTTGACCAGCCGTCGGTCATTGCCATGGAGCGGATGCGCTATGCCGCGCGTCTGGCCAAGGCTTCCGGCTTGCCGGTGCTCACGACGGGCGGTTTGCACTTCGGGCTGCCGCCCAGTGAGGCCGAGGTCATGGCGGTGTCCTTGCACAACGATTTCGGGGTGAATGTGCGCTGGAAAGAAGAGCAGAGCCGCACCACCTGGGAAAACGCCCAGCTGAGTGCAGCGCTGTTGCTGCCGCAGGGTATCAAGCGCGTGGTCGTGGTGACCCAGGCCTGGCATATGCAGCGTTCACGCTGGAGTTTCGAGCAGGCGGGCTTTGCCGTGGTTCCCGCCCCCGTGGGTTTTCTCGGGGTCGACAAGGCGCGGCCGTTCGGTGGCTGGATGCCAGAGAGTCAGGCCATGTGGCAGAGCGGCCAACTGCTCAATGAAGCGGTTGGCCTGCTCGGTTACCGGCTGTTCTATCGCTGA